One part of the Parambassis ranga chromosome 8, fParRan2.1, whole genome shotgun sequence genome encodes these proteins:
- the rprml gene encoding reprimo-like protein — protein sequence MNVSLFDVTQGALFNGSQTLAGTLATYSSNSTDNVVTGDGGGSLELQDERKLFVMRVVQIAVLCVLSLTVMFGIFFLGCNLMIKSESMINFLVKDRRPSKDVETVMIGLS from the coding sequence ATGAATGTTTCTCTCTTCGACGTGACCCAGGGTGCGCTGTTCAACGGGAGTCAGACACTCGCTGGAACTCTGGCTACATACTCCAGCAACAGCACCGACAACGTGGTGACCGGCGACGGCGGAGGGTCCCTGGAGCTGCAAGACGAGCGTAAACTCTTCGTTATGCGTGTGGTGCAAATCGCAGTGCTGTGCGTGTTGTCGCTTACTGTCATGTTCGGGATATTTTTTCTCGGGTGCAACCTGATGATCAAATCGGAAAGCATGATTAACTTTCTGGTGAAGGACCGGAGACCCTCCAAAGACGTGGAAACTGTCATGATCGGTCTCAGCTAG